CCAAGCTGCAGCAGGCcggccgcagcgccgccgccacccatccACCGCCGCCGCACCATCCCCGCCTCAGGGAGCACCGCCGGCGAGCCGAACGCAGGCAGCCCGCCCAGCCCAACTGAGCCCCAAACTGGGCCACATCTGGGCCGAGCAGGCCCCGCCCGTGCCGCCCGCCTTTCATCGCTCCGCCGCCAACGGCTGCGCTGCCGTCCCTCCTCCCACCCGCCGCGCCGCACCGCCGCCAGCCAAGCCGCACCGCACCGCCAAGGAGCCCCCGCGCCCCCACCGCGCCGCGGGAAGAGTCAACcccaccgccgccggcaccggcggcgacggccgggggAAGAGGGAAGAGGAGGCCTGGGGAAGAGGGAGCTAGGGTTCGCCCGTCCGGTAACCATATTTCCCGATAAGACAATGGATCCTGCACTAGACCACAAGGAGCAGTTCAATGTTGACCTAGATCCGCAGAAGACGTTGGATTTCGCGTTATTTAAACGCGTCCGCTCCCAGCTCATGAACCCTGCTGAAAGCGAAGAATCTATGGCGATGTTGATTAATTGTCTGTTAAACGCAAGGGAACCCGACGAAGACAAGAAACTGCCTCCGTTGGATGTTATTATCTACAAAGGTACGCGCAATTTATGCTTTATTCTCCAGGTTAAGATTGAGGCTTGCGATCTACAGTACTTATACCGGATTCATGTATCCATTTGATGCTTTGGTTTCTACCCTATGCTTAAATTACTGTTTGATTTGACCATCTCACTTTTTTTTCTACTCTATTATTTAGATCTTGTGCCGCTCGCATGGTCATGGGACAGGCTTTTGCCGTGGATGAGTGGTACTGTTCTTTTCGAAGACTATTTCAATTACCTTGAGGAGTATTTTCGCCAAAATTTTGCCAATGACCCCCCTTCCCTGAACCTGCAAGCTGCAGCCGCTGCGGTAACTTTCTCTGCCTCTGGTAAACTTAactttgttctttgattgattgctTTGCTAACTTCTTCACACCTTCGTAAAACACTGGGATAAAGTGTATTGTGGCAGAGGATGAGCTGACTACTACCATGGATAGGCATGCTGAACTGTTTAGTGGGGGTCCTGACGTTCATGCCCTCAGCACTAAGATCGTAGAGCAAGCCCATCAAATCACTCATTTGGTTCCAGTCCAGTCCTCTGTTCCAGCTGCTTGCTTTCTGGTACATTCTGCAAAATACAAATCTCTTGAAACTGTGTCATTTCCTTGTCAGTTTATATATAGTATTAATTGGCGTGTTATTTCCTACTTCTTTTGCCCCAATTAAAACCTATACTTGTGTTCAAGTGTATTGTGGAGGAGGCCAAGTTGATGTCTAGGCTGGCAGATTGCATCTCCATGGCTGATGAGTCTATGGCTGGACT
This Lolium perenne isolate Kyuss_39 chromosome 1, Kyuss_2.0, whole genome shotgun sequence DNA region includes the following protein-coding sequences:
- the LOC127300804 gene encoding uncharacterized protein isoform X6 is translated as MAKRANQVRIGPQSPTLPSCSRPAAAPPPPIHRRRTIPASGSTAGEPNAGSPPSPTEPQTGPHLGRAGPARAARLSSLRRQRLRCRPSSHPPRRTAASQAAPHRQGAPAPPPRRGKSQPHRRRHRRRRPGEEGRGGLGKRELGFARPVTIFPDKTMDPALDHKEQFNVDLDPQKTLDFALFKRVRSQLMNPAESEESMAMLINCLLNAREPDEDKKLPPLDVIIYKDLVPLAWSWDRLLPWMSGTVLFEDYFNYLEEYFRQNFANDPPSLNLQAAAAACIVAEDELTTTMDRHAELFSGGPDVHALSTKIVEQAHQITHLVPVQSSVPAACFLCIVEEAKLMSRLADCISMADESMAGLWQWKFQFSEDVRKAALDILTTYKGPYSRQVSASLLGMQKEAITARELLNIADVNLEEKMHISELIRTSLLKLFDIILDYFPPESSVKYYPINRDYPALTSELTGSLHLLEPSKQIRSVDGSSPANNYNIVKIPVTPNIDAPATPLSCSASFLSDEDSVKDTKTNRKRKNIVGTQVSGTPRRQSSEPRKDVVIEDLLCSQITSDGDSSFASTEEYGKDINTSKKRIMGGPKESEVTCTQSSEPWKDVGMLDQLGSQITNDCVAAPFNPTTDTFSGSFPSISITHSVDLFGDGSDEDLTKKSKRTCDIQVASGSGVSSSENADYEK